The Verrucomicrobiia bacterium DNA window TCTTCAAAATTGGGTTTAGTGGTTTTCCCTGCAAAAATATGAGTTTCCACAAAGTTATAAAGCTCGTGCTCTTGGTGAATAGTGAAAGAGAGGGTGCCTGCAAATCGTAATTCAGGGGTGATGCCGGCTTTCTCTGTGATATCCCTGGTAGCAGCCTCTAGGAGTGTTTCTCCAGCATGCCTTCGCCCTGCGGGAAAGCCAATCAAACCACGGTACGGTTCACGGCCTCGTTCAAACAGGAGCCACTCTCCCTGTTCGTTTTGTAGGGCAATCTCAACCAGAATCTTTTGCTGAGAACGAATCTCTCCCGTTGTTGCGCTGACGTTCCCGGCTAACTTCCTACCAGCTTTTCCAAGTGCATAACTCCCGGGACTGAGTTGGGCAACAAGTTCCTCTTTAATGAGCTTCTTAAGGTGGTGGCTGAAGATATTTCCTTCGACGTCTACAGGCTTAAGCTCTGCATACCGGCGTGGGCTTTGTTGCAGGAGTAAATCGACGATATGACGTTGGTAGGGATGCATGGGTTCATCATAGCGAGCACTCGCGCGATGTCGAGGTTGGTCGAGGGATTCTCGACTAGAAGCGCATTTTGGCAATAGGTATAACGAGGTTGTCTACGTGGACGGGAAAAACAAAATGAGAACTTTACCAAAGCGAAATATCGGCGTGACTGGCTTCATGTCAGCAGGGGAGTTGGTTGCGGTGCAGCAACGCTTCTCTCAGCTCTGTGAATTGCACAAGTCCGAGCCCCGCCTTATGGCTGGCGTGCTCATTTCCGACAAAACAGCGGCAGGGGTTGTGAACCGGCATCCTGGCCGGTTTCCGCGACCCGAGTCCCTCCAGCCCTTGCTGGCTGCGGTGGGGCCGCAAACACTGAGCCTTGCCCACTTCAACACCCACAAGCGGGAGGAGATGGTTGCCCAGTGCGAGCAGATCCTGGAGTTGGCGGGTGAGAACTTGCACGGCTTTCAGCTCAACATATGTTGGCCGGAACCGATGCTTGTTCAGGAACTGCGCAAGCGACACCCGAAACTTCACATCTTGTTGCAGATTGGGGCCCATGCCCTTAAAAAGGTGCGG harbors:
- a CDS encoding NUDIX domain-containing protein, translating into MHPYQRHIVDLLLQQSPRRYAELKPVDVEGNIFSHHLKKLIKEELVAQLSPGSYALGKAGRKLAGNVSATTGEIRSQQKILVEIALQNEQGEWLLFERGREPYRGLIGFPAGRRHAGETLLEAATRDITEKAGITPELRFAGTLSFTIHQEHELYNFVETHIFAGKTTKPNFEEGLLGTPMWMDLGNKDLNAKPFFPGLAEVYQHIISTEKPSFCEYHIEVNADFSEYQSKLIPL